The following coding sequences lie in one Saccharomyces mikatae IFO 1815 strain IFO1815 genome assembly, chromosome: 10 genomic window:
- the TPH3 gene encoding Tph3p (similar to Saccharomyces cerevisiae YJL016W; ancestral locus Anc_5.164), with product MGFLDSLKKPVSIKSSLPKFSRSASSLSSRSHPISSRPFQELPPELFATTKPIFKILQAQANKVYFQSSNTEAVWNIKDSSGHFFEATSISLVGSHIIIADSSARAVNVSIIDSSSNINQCEISSVGEFLQFNKGQLSVTCNDFPLLEKFKRLCMISIFEFISTYKALTGTIISSYGLRMSDMHVILNSPFNFKDWCEVYIDGQGWVKVWCHIDKVSKNNNPKTNSDHDAKGKYQIRFYRDDKSTSSKNCVFFIPDNEYVQDIFFYNANSAEPSKSMNEFFEGLQMIKLVGNVRFCSDTDLTDIMDNGSVYSSANNGSGDSSSAALNNESPNTTPKSRTFFSPKGHKRNSSHVSSLTSRSAKKPITNFTTRTNGLLIRPLPHHGVHHLEAMIRFIIPLMDCARLYGRPVQFKTDRTDMNSLMFGLPKLPSVDYFAQEEIAHLMTQDFNPLKEEDTDDTMALTMSRFTGYLQERTTKVPKRNMELNFRTFGDVMGIYNSTRERSKLSSMADEDNSMKELSLSDKSNVSSDTTNVMNQLQVNAHKYPNSMCERPIVASTSPLA from the coding sequence TATATTCAAGATTTTGCAAGCACAAGCAAATAAGGTTTACTTCCAATCTTCTAATACTGAAGCAGTATGGAATATTAAGGATTCTTCtggtcatttttttgaagccaCATCAATTTCATTGGTCGGTTCCCATATAATCATTGCTGATTCCTCTGCAAGGGCCGTAAATGTGTCCATCAtagattcttcttctaatatAAATCAGTGTGAGATTTCAAGCGTTGGTGAATTCCTACAGTTCAATAAGGGCCAGCTGTCTGTTACATGTAACGATTTTCCCTTACTAGAAAAGTTCAAAAGGTTATGTATGATTTCAATTTTCGAGTTCATTTCCACATATAAAGCCTTGACCGGTACAATCATTTCATCCTATGGGTTGCGAATGTCCGATATGCATGTTATTTTGAACTCACCGTTTAATTTTAAAGATTGGTGTGAGGTTTACATTGACGGTCAAGGTTGGGTTAAAGTATGGTGCCATATTGATAAAGTGTCTAAGAATAATAATCCTAAAACCAATAGCGACCACGATGCGAAaggaaaatatcaaatcaGATTTTATAGAGATGACAAATCTACATCTAGCAAAAACTGCGTGTTTTTCATCCCAGACAATGAGTATGTTCaagatattttcttctataaCGCCAACTCAGCAGAACCTTCTAAAAGTATGAATGAGTTCTTCGAAGGATTGCAAATGATAAAGCTTGTTGGTAACGTGCGTTTCTGCAGTGATACGGATTTGACTGATATAATGGATAATGGGTCTGTCTACAGTAGTGCTAACAATGGCAGTGGTGACAGCAGCTCAGCGGCGCTGAATAATGAAAGTCCCAACACTACACCAAAGAGTagaactttcttttcaccgAAAGGCCATAAAAGAAACAGTTCTCACGTAAGTTCGTTAACTTCAAGATCGGCAAAGAAGCCCATAACTAACTTTACTACACGGACAAATGGACTTTTAATTAGGCCATTGCCTCATCACGGTGTCCATCACTTAGAAGCAATGATTAGGTTCATTATACCCTTGATGGACTGTGCAAGACTCTATGGGCGTCCAGTTCAATTCAAAACAGACAGAACGGATATGAATTCGCTAATGTTTGGACTTCCTAAATTGCCCTCTGTGGACTATTTTGCTCAGGAGGAGATAGCCCATTTAATGACTCAGGATTTCAATCCTTTGAAGGAAGAAGATACTGATGATACAATGGCTTTAACCATGTCAAGATTCACCGGCTATTTGCAAGAAAGAACGACAAAAGTCCCGAAGAGAAATATGGAACTGAATTTCAGGACATTTGGTGATGTAATGGGCATATATAATTCTACGAGGGAGCGTTCTAAACTTAGTTCCATGGCTGATGAAGATAATTCGATGAAGGAGCTTTCGTTGAGTGATAAAAGCAACGTTAGTTCCGATACAACAAATGTGATGAACCAATTACAGGTAAACGCCCACAAATACCCAAACTCTATGTGCGAACGCCCTATCGTTGCAAGCACATCACCTTTGGCCTAG
- the CCT3 gene encoding chaperonin-containing T-complex subunit CCT3 (similar to Saccharomyces cerevisiae CCT3 (YJL014W); ancestral locus Anc_5.163) — MQAPVVFMNASQERTTGRQAQISNITAAKAVADVIRTCLGPKAMLKMLLDPMGGLVLTNDGHAILREIDVAHPAAKSMLELSRTQDEEVGDGTTTVIILAGEILAQCAPYLIEKNIHPVIIIQALKKALTDALEVIKQVSKPVDVENDVAMKKLIQASIGTKYVIHWSEKMCELALDAVKTVRKDLGQTVEGEPNFEIDIKRYVRVEKIPGGDVLDSRVLKGVLLNKDVVHPKMSRHIENPRVVLLDCPLEYKKGESQTNIEIEKEEDWNRILQIEEEQVQLMCEQILAVKPTLVITEKGVSDLAQHYLLKGGCSALRRVKKSDNNRIARVTGATIVNRVEDLKESDVGTNCGLFKVEMIGDEYFSFLDNCKEPKACTIMLRGGSKDILNEIDRNLQDAMAVARNVMLSPSLSPGGGATEMAVSVKLAEKAKQLEGIQQWPYQAVADAMECIPRTLIQNAGGDPIRLLSQLRAKHAQGNFTTGIDGDKGKIVDMVSYGIWEPEVIKQQSVKTAIESACLLLRVDDIVSGVRKQEE; from the coding sequence ATGCAAGCCCCAGTGGTATTTATGAATGCTTCTCAAGAGAGAACTACAGGTCGTCAAGCCCAAATTTCCAATATCACTGCTGCAAAGGCAGTTGCTGATGTCATTCGTACTTGTTTAGGCCCAAAGGCTATGTTGAAGATGCTATTAGATCCTATGGGTGGCCTTGTTTTGACTAACGATGGCCATGCTATTCTGAGGGAAATTGACGTTGCGCATCCAGCAGCCAAATCCATGTTGGAGTTATCCCGTACTCAAGATGAAGAGGTAGGTGACGGAACCACAactgttattattttggCAGGTGAAATTCTAGCTCAGTGTGCGCCTTACTTGATTGAGAAGAACATACATCCTGTTATTATCATTCAAGctttaaaaaaagcttTAACTGATGCACTGGAAGTTATAAAGCAAGTGAGTAAACCTGTCGATGTGGAAAATGATGTTGCTATGAAGAAGTTGATTCAAGCTTCCATTGGTACTAAATATGTCATACATTGGTCAGAAAAAATGTGCGAATTGGCCTTGGACGCTGTTAAGACTGTCCGTAAGGATCTCGGTCAAACCGTGGAAGGTGAACCCAATTTTGAGATTGATATCAAGAGATATGTCCGTGTAGAAAAGATCCCCGGTGGTGATGTTCTAGATTCTCGAGTATTAAAGGGTGTGCTATTGAACAAGGATGTTGTTCATCCAAAAATGTCCCGCCACATAGAGAATCCACGTGTTGTCCTTTTGGATTGTCCACTGGAATATAAGAAGGGTGAATCACAAACCAacattgaaattgaaaaggaagaagattGGAACAGGATTTTACAAATCGAAGAGGAACAAGTCCAGTTAATGTGCGAGCAGATTTTGGCAGTAAAGCCAACTCTTGTTATTACTGAAAAGGGTGTGTCCGATCTAGCGCAGCATTATTTACTAAAAGGCGGATGCAGTGCATTAAGAAGAGTGAAGAAATCAGACAACAACAGAATTGCTCGTGTAACCGGCGCAACTATTGTTAATCGTGTAGAAGACTTGAAGGAAAGTGACGTCGGTACAAATTGCGGATTATTCAAAGTAGAGATGATTGGTGACGagtatttttcatttttggacaACTGTAAGGAACCGAAAGCTTGTACCATAATGTTACGTGGTGGTTCCAAGGATATTTTAAATGAAATAGATCGTAACCTACAAGATGCTATGGCTGTTGCCCGTAATGTGATGCTAAGTCCTTCCTTGTCCCCGGGTGGTGGTGCTACTGAAATGGCTGTTTCCGTTAAATTAGCAGAAAAAGCAAAGCAATTAGAAGGGATTCAACAATGGCCATATCAGGCCGTAGCAGATGCTATGGAATGTATCCCACGTACATTAATACAAAATGCAGGTGGCGATCCTATCAGACTATTATCTCAGCTAAGAGCAAAACATGCCCAAGGTAATTTTACAACGGGTATTGATGGTGACAAGGGTAAGATTGTAGATATGGTTAGTTACGGTATTTGGGAGCCTGAAGTCATTAAACAGCAAAGTGTCAAAACTGCTATTGAAAGTGCATGTTTACTATTAAGAGTTGATGATATCGTTAGTGGTgtaagaaaacaagaagaataa
- the MAD3 gene encoding Mad3p (similar to Saccharomyces cerevisiae BUB1 (YGR188C) and MAD3 (YJL013C); ancestral locus Anc_5.162) has protein sequence MASPPSQNVVNFEEIESQKENILPLREGRSASALSTAIRQPLTEISQVKSCFEQRLINELPTLSDPITLYLEYINWLNNAYPQGGNSKQSGMLTLLERCLSHLKGLVRYKNDVRFLKIWFWYIELFTTNSFMESRDIFVYMLRNGIGSKLALFYEEFTNLLLQKQKFQYAMYILKLGIKNNAKPNLVLEDQLSHLLRKLEEKNIQLENEMLMDPLESIVLGKTRSEFVKRLEFANQNDASSDYNSIKNNVFVDEEELDVELSDKPVDGVYRDGWENFGFKVERSKENDLKISVLEANTNLGELKQYQIPSPKEKKIDEKLPIFRDSIGRSDPVYQMIDTKDQKPEKIDCNFKLIYCEDNESKSGRLEFSLEEILAISRNVYKSFKTNKKHTRGTEEGREEIEDQKEAGAQLKRPKISRKALVSKTLVYSNQGTNFPGKGYISCPMTPKGQATELPDIASVVKPRRLTPILEMRESYSISQSRNSETISDDDKSSSSFISYPLPRSSKD, from the coding sequence ATGGCATCACCACCATCACAAAATGTTGTtaactttgaagaaattgaaagccaaaaggaaaacattCTTCCTTTAAGGGAAGGAAGATCAGCATCCGCACTATCGACAGCGATACGTCAACCATTAACAGAAATAAGTCAAGTCAAATCATGCTTTGAGCAAAGATTGATAAATGAGCTTCCGACATTAAGCGACCCAATTACCTTGTACCTTGAATACATAAACTGGTTAAACAATGCCTACCCCCAAGGTGGTAATTCCAAACAAAGTGGAATGCTTACTCTTTTGGAGCGATGCTTATCCCATCTGAAGGGTTTAGTGAGATACAAAAATGATGTTagatttttgaaaatatggTTTTGGTACATAGAGCTTTTTACCACTAATTCTTTCATGGAGAGTAGAGATATTTTCGTATATATGTTAAGAAATGGAATTGGTTCTAAGCTAGCATTATTTTATGAAGAGTTTACAAATCTTCTActtcagaaacaaaaatttcaatatgCTATGTATATTTTAAAACTGGGAATAAAAAACAACGCTAAACCCAATCTTGTTTTAGAAGATCAGTTAAGTCATCTGCTGAGAAAATTGgaagagaagaatattCAGCTAGAGAATGAAATGTTAATGGACCCCCTCGAATCTATAGTACTTGGAAAAACCAGATCAGAATTCGTTAAAAGATTAGAGTTCGCAAACCAAAATGATGCATCAAGTGACTATAActcaataaaaaacaatgtGTTTGTGGATGAAGAGGAACTAGATGTAGAACTATCTGATAAACCTGTGGATGGCGTTTATAGAGATGGATGGGAAAACTTTGGTTTTAAGGTAGAAagaagcaaagaaaatgatttAAAGATATCAGTGCTAGAAGCAAATACAAATTTAGGTGAGCTTAAACAGTACCAAATACCATCAccgaaagaaaaaaagattgatgAAAAGCTACCCATCTTCAGAGATTCTATTGGAAGAAGTGACCCTGTTTATCAAATGATCGATACAAAAGACCAAAAACCTGAAAAGATTGACTGCAATTTTAAACTAATTTATTGCGAGGATAACGAATCTAAAAGTGGTAGACTAGAATTTTCGCTAGAAGAGATCTTGGCTATCTCAAGAAACGTTTATAAAAGCTTCAAGACAAACAAGAAACATACAAGAGGAACAGAAGAAGGGCGGGAGgaaattgaagatcaaAAAGAGGCGGGAGCACAACTGAAAAGACCGAAAATATCTAGAAAAGCTTTAGTTTCTAAGACATTGGTCTACTCAAACCAAGGGACCAATTTCCCTGGTAAAGGATATATTAGCTGTCCCATGACTCCTAAGGGACAAGCCACTGAACTTCCTGATATTGCCTCGGTTGTTAAGCCACGGCGCTTAACACCAATTTTGGAAATGAGAGAATCATATTCTATTTCTCAAAGCAGAAATTCTGAAACCATTtcagatgatgataaatcGAGTTCTTCATTTATCTCATACCCTCTACCACGTTCAAGTAAAGACTGA
- the VTC4 gene encoding Vtc4p (similar to Saccharomyces cerevisiae VTC4 (YJL012C); ancestral locus Anc_5.161), whose protein sequence is MKFGEHLSKSLIRQYSYYYISYDDLKTELEDNLSKNDGQWSQELETDFLESLEIELDKVYTFCKVKHSEVFRRVKEVQEEVQHTVRLLDSNNPPTQLDFEILEEELSDIIADVHDLAKFSRLNYTGFQKIIKKHDKKTGFILKPVFQVRLDSKPFFKENYDELVVKISQLYDIARTSGRPIKGDSSAGGKQQNFVRQTTKYWVHPDNITELKLIILKHLPVLVFNTNKEFEREDSAITSIYFDNENLDLYYGRLRKDEGAEAHRLRWYGGMSTDTIFVERKTHREDWTGEKSVKARFALKERHVNDFLKGKYTVDQVFAKMRKEGKKPMNEIENLEALASEIQYVMLKKKLRPVVRSFYNRTAFQLPGDARVRISLDTELTMVREDNFDGVDRTHKNWRRTDIGVDWPFKQLDDKDICRFPYAVLEVKLQTQLGQEPPEWVRELVGSHLVEPVPKFSKFIHGVATLLNDKVDSIPFWLPQMDVDIRKPPLPTNIEITRPGRSDNEDNDFDEDDEDDAALIAAMTNAPGNSLDVEESVGYGATSAPPLNSNHVVESVNAAYYQRKIRNAENPVPKAYYEVVAFFDHYFNGDQISKIPKGTTFDAQIRAPPGKTICVPVRVEPKVYFATERTYLSWLSISILLGGVSTTLLTYGSPTAMIGSIGFFITSLAVLIRTVIVYAKRVVNIRLKRAVDYEDKIGPGMVSVFLILSILFSFFCNLVAK, encoded by the coding sequence ATGAAGTTTGGTGAGCACCTGAGCAAGTCTCTTATTAGACAGTACAGCTATTATTACATTAGCTACGATGACTTGAAAACTGAATTAGAAGACAACCTATCAAAGAATGACGGTCAGTGGTCGCAAGAGTTAGAAACAGATTTTTTAGAGTCTTTGGAGATAGAGTTGGACAAGGTTTACACATTTTGCAAAGTTAAACATAGTGAGGTGTTTAGACGTGTGAAAGAAGTTCAAGAAGAGGTGCAACATACTGTTCGTTTATTGGACTCCAATAATCCCCCTACTCAGCtagattttgaaattctagaagaagaactaaGTGACATTATTGCCGATGTACATGATTTAGCCAAGTTTTCGAGGCTGAATTACACGGGTTTccaaaagataataaagaaGCACGACAAAAAGACAGGCTTTATCTTGAAACCAGTTTTCCAGGTTAGATTAGATTCCAAGCCGTTTTTTAAGGAAAACTATGATGAATTAGTCGTTAAAATTTCTCAACTATATGATATTGCCAGAACTTCAGGTCGCCCAATCAAGGGAGATTCATCTGCGGGTGGTAAACAGCAAAACTTTGTGAGACAAACGACAAAGTATTGGGTTCACCCCGATAACATTACGGAACTGAAATTAATTATTCTAAAACATTTACCAGTATTAGTCTTCAATACAAACAAggaatttgaaagagaagattCCGCCATTACTTCTAtttattttgataatgaaaatttagaCCTTTACTATGGTAGACtaagaaaagatgaagGTGCAGAAGCCCATAGATTAAGATGGTATGGTGGAATGTCTACAGACACGATTTTCGTAGAAAGAAAGACCCATAGGGAAGATTGGACTGGTGAGAAATCCGTTAAGGCAAGGTTTGCGCTAAAGGAACGTCATGTCAATGACTTTTTGAAGGGTAAATATACTGTGGATCAAGTTTTTGCTAAGATGCGTAAAGAAGGCAAAAAGCCAATGAACGAAATCGAAAACTTGGAAGCTCTGGCATCCGAAATTCAGTACgtcatgttaaagaaaaaattaagaCCCGTAGTGAGGTCATTTTACAATAGAACTGCTTTCCAATTGCCTGGTGATGCAAGAGTTCGTATTTCACTTGATACAGAGTTAACTATGGTAAGAGAAGACAACTTTGATGGTGTTGATAGGACTCATAAGAATTGGAGAAGAACTGATATTGGTGTTGATTGGCCATTCAAGCAGCTAGATGATAAAGATATTTGTCGTTTTCCTTATGCAGTCTTGGAAGTTAAATTACAAACTCAATTAGGTCAAGAACCTCCAGAATGGGTACGTGAATTGGTTGGGTCTCACTTGGTTGAACCCGTTCCAAAATTCTCCAAGTTCATTCACGGTGTGGCTACTTTACTAAATGATAAAGTAGATTCGATTCCATTTTGGTTACCCCAAATGGATGTGGATATCAGAAAACCTCCGCTACCTACAAATATTGAGATAACAAGGCCTGGTAGATCCGACAACGAAGATAACGACttcgatgaagatgatgaggatgatgCCGCTTTGATCGCTGCCATGACAAATGCACCCGGTAATTCTCTCGATGTAGAAGAATCTGTTGGGTATGGAGCCACTTCGGCTCCCCCTTTAAACAGTAATCATGTTGTCGAGAGTGTCAATGCTGCttattatcaaagaaaaatcagaaaTGCCGAAAACCCCGTTCCTAAAGCGTACTATGAAGTTGTGGCATTTTTTGACCACTACTTCAATGGCGATCAAATATCTAAGATTCCAAAAGGCACTACTTTTGATGCTCAAATTCGTGCTCCACCAGGGAAGACAATATGTGTCCCAGTTCGTGTAGAACCAAAAGTTTACTTCGCCACTGAGAGAACATATCTGTCCTGGTTATCCATTTCTATATTATTGGGCGGTGTCTCCACTACTTTGTTAACCTATGGTTCACCAACAGCCATGATTGGCTCAATTGggttttttattacttCCTTGGCTGTGCTGATACGGACTGTTATAGTCTACGCCAAGAGAGTGGTAAACATCAGACTCAAGAGAGCAGTAGATTATGAAGATAAGATTGGGCCTGGCATGGTTTCTGTGTTCCTAATTCTAtccattttgttttcctttttctgcAACTTAGTTGctaaatga
- the RPC17 gene encoding DNA-directed RNA polymerase III subunit RPC17 (similar to Saccharomyces cerevisiae RPC17 (YJL011C); ancestral locus Anc_5.160) — translation MKVLEERNAFLSDYEVLKFLSDLEREHLWDEKSQAALKKNRSKGKQNRPYNHPELQGITRNVVNYLSINKNYINQEDEGEERKSSGVKDVEKSAISRMSDQSFGDLMTKLNSFKLFKAEKLQIVNQLPANMVHLYSIVEECDARFDEKRIEEMLEIISGYA, via the coding sequence ATGaaagttcttgaagaaaGGAATGCCTTTTTAAGTGATTATGAAGTCTTGAAATTTCTATCTGATCTCGAAAGAGAACATCTCTGGGACGAAAAAAGCCAAGCTgcactaaaaaaaaatcgctCGAAGGGTAAACAAAATAGACCCTACAATCACCCTGAATTGCAAGGTATCACTCGAAATGTGGTAAACTACCTCAGCATAAACAAGAACTATATTAACCAGGAAGATGAAGGCGAGGAGCGAAAAAGCAGTGGTGTAAAAGATGTTGAAAAGTCGGCCATCAGCAGAATGAGTGATCAAAGTTTTGGTGACTTAATGACTAAATTGAATTCCttcaaattattcaaagCGGAAAAACTGCAAATTGTCAATCAACTTCCTGCCAATATGGTTCACCTATATTCCATAGTAGAGGAATGTGACGCAAGATTCGACGAAAAAAGGATTGAGGAAATGCTAGAAATTATCTCAGGCTACGCATGA
- the NOP9 gene encoding RNA-binding RNA processing protein NOP9 (similar to Saccharomyces cerevisiae NOP9 (YJL010C); ancestral locus Anc_5.247), producing MGKSKVRGRRHQDKQKKDGFEPNANVTKEHTQHEEPTYDDEPESKENQPQMFFGVLDREELEYFKQAESALQLDAFEAPEEKFQFVTSIIEEAKGKELKLVTSQITSKLMERVILDCNESQLKGIFQSFNGAFFGLSCHKYASHVLETLFVRSAALVERELLTPSFDNNEKEGAYVTMENMFLFMLNELKPHLKMMVNHQYASHVLRLLILILSSKTLPNSTKTNSTLRSKKSKIARKMIDIKDNDDFNKVYQTPESFKSELRNMITTLYKGFTNGVESRSDVSQSTITKFREYCVDKVASPVIQLIIQVEGIFDRDRSFWRLVFNTADERDVKEESFLEYLLSDPVGSHFLENVIASARTKYVERLYRLYMKDRVVKLAKRDTTGAFVVRALLEHLKEKDVKQILDAVVPELSMLLNSNMDFGTAIINASNKQGGYLRDNVIAQLIQKYYPEKSDTKNILESCLSLSSSTLGNTRDDWPTADERRRSFFLEQLIDYDDKFLDITIDSMLALPEKRFIQMCYHGVFSHVVEHVLQTTRVNTIKRKLLLNVLSKESVNLTCNAYGSHIMDKLWEFTAKLTLYKERIASALVSESEKVKNSIYGRQVWKNWKLELYVRKMWDWKRLIKEQEFEIFPNSVPLQPKSEKHSRGRDNPKEGSSFKKQKQYR from the coding sequence ATGGGAAAAAGCAAGGTGAGAGGCAGAAGACATCAAGATAAACAGAAGAAGGATGGCTTTGAGCCCAATGCAAATGTCACGAAGGAGCACACCCAGCATGAAGAGCCTACCTACGATGATGAACCCGAAAGTAAAGAGAATCAACCACAGATGTTTTTTGGTGTATTAGACAGAGAAGAACTGGAATATTTTAAGCAAGCAGAATCAGCCCTACAATTAGATGCCTTCGAAGCACCTgaagaaaagtttcaatTTGTTACAAGCattattgaagaagcaAAGGGTAAAGAACTGAAATTGGTTACCTCTCAAATAACTTCCAAATTAATGGAACGTGTCATTCTTGATTGTAATGAATCTCAATTAAAAGGTATTTTTCAATCCTTCAATGGTGCCTTCTTTGGTTTGTCATGTCATAAATATGCGTCTCATGTTCTAGAGACTTTATTTGTTAGAAGTGCCGCTTTGGTAGAAAGAGAACTTTTAACACCAAGCTTTgataacaatgaaaaagaggGAGCTTATGTTACTATGGAAAATATGTTCCTCTTCATGTTGAATGAGCTAAAACCCCACTTGAAAATGATGGTGAATCATCAATATGCATCGCATGTTTTGAGGCTACTTATACTAATCTTGTCCTCCAAAACGCTACCTAATTCAACCAAAACGAACTCTACACTACGCTCTAAAAAGTCGAAAattgcaagaaaaatgattgATATTAAAGATAACGACGATTTCAATAAAGTTTACCAAACACCGgaatctttcaaatctgAACTTCGTAACATGATAACTACTTTGTATAAAGGTTTCACCAACGGTGTCGAATCACGGTCTGATGTTTCCCAATCCACTATTACCAAATTCAGAGAATATTGTGTAGATAAAGTGGCCTCCCCTGTGATTCAATTGATTATTCAGGTCGAGGGTATTTTTGATAGGGATCGTTCTTTTTGGAGATTGGTCTTCAATACGGCAGATGAGAGAGACGTCAAGGAGGAATCATTCTTAGAATATTTACTGTCTGATCCCGTTGGGTCTCATTTCTTAGAAAACGTGATTGCCTCTGCCAGAACAAAGTATGTTGAAAGACTTTACCGTTTATATATGAAGGACCGTGTTGTGAAATTAGCCAAAAGGGATACTACAGGTGCTTTCGTGGTGCGTGCCCTGCTAGAACatttgaaggaaaaagatGTGAAACAGATATTAGATGCAGTAGTCCCTGAATTAAGCATGCTCTTAAACTCAAACATGGATTTTGGTACTGCTATTATTAACGCAAGTAATAAACAAGGCGGTTACTTAAGAGATAATGTCATCGCTCAATTGATACAAAAATACTATCCAGAAAAGTCGGATAcgaagaatattttggaAAGTTGCTTGTCATTGAGCTCATCAACTTTGGGCAATACCAGGGATGACTGGCCGACAGCGGATGAAAGAAGGCGatccttttttttggaacAACTAATTGACTACGATGATAAGTTTTTGGATATTACTATTGACAGCATGTTGGCCTTGCCTGAAAAAAGGTTTATCCAAATGTGTTATCATGGAGTATTTTCACATGTTGTTGAGCACGTACTACAAACTACTAGGGTGAATACAATCAAGAGAAAGTTGCTATTGAATGTTTTGTCTAAAGAGTCTGTAAATTTAACTTGTAACGCGTATGGCTCTCACATAATGGACAAATTATGGGAATTTACAGCAAAGCTGACATTGTATAAGGAACGTATTGCTAGCGCGTTAGTTTCAGAATCAGAGAAGGTGAAGAATAGTATTTATGGCAGACAAGTCTGGAAGAATTGGAAACTGGAACTCTATGTTAGAAAAATGTGGGATTGGAAAAGATTAATTAAAGagcaagaatttgaaatctttcCAAATTCTGTGCCACTACAACCAAAGTCGGAAAAACACTCAAGAGGAAGAGATAATCCAAAAGAAGGAAGCTCTTTCAAGAAGCAAAAGCAATATagataa